In Streptomyces sp. TS71-3, the following proteins share a genomic window:
- a CDS encoding Ppx/GppA phosphatase family protein, whose protein sequence is MPRVAAIDCGTNSLRLLIADVSPESGELADVERTMEIVRLGQGVDRTGRFAEEALERTFRVCRRYADLIERHGAERVRFVATSASRDVANRDAFAQGVLDTLGVRPQVVTGDTEAAYSFTGATRELLGRPEVPGPYLVVDIGGGSTEFVLGGDRVEAARSVDIGCVRMTERHLVRDGAVTDPPEPGQVEAIRADVEAALDLAADTVPLTGAHTLVGLAGSVTTVAAIALGLTEYDPAVIHHARVPRDKVAEITRSLLTATHAERAAIPVMHPGRVDVIGAGALVLLAVMERTGAQEVVVSEHDILDGIAFEVAQEHR, encoded by the coding sequence ATGCCCCGTGTCGCCGCGATCGACTGCGGAACCAACAGCCTCCGGCTGCTCATCGCCGACGTCAGCCCCGAGAGCGGGGAACTGGCCGACGTCGAGCGGACGATGGAGATCGTCCGGCTCGGGCAGGGCGTCGACAGGACCGGGCGGTTCGCCGAGGAGGCCCTGGAGCGGACGTTCCGGGTCTGCCGGCGGTACGCGGACCTGATCGAGCGGCACGGTGCCGAGCGGGTGCGGTTCGTGGCCACCTCCGCCTCCCGGGACGTGGCCAACAGGGACGCGTTCGCCCAGGGCGTCCTGGACACCCTGGGCGTGCGGCCCCAGGTCGTCACCGGTGACACGGAGGCCGCCTACTCGTTCACCGGCGCCACCCGGGAGCTCCTCGGGCGGCCCGAAGTGCCGGGTCCCTACCTGGTGGTGGACATCGGCGGCGGCTCCACGGAGTTCGTGCTCGGCGGGGACCGGGTGGAGGCGGCGCGCAGCGTCGACATCGGCTGCGTGCGGATGACGGAACGTCACCTCGTGCGGGACGGCGCCGTGACCGACCCGCCCGAGCCGGGCCAGGTCGAGGCGATACGCGCGGACGTCGAGGCGGCGCTCGACCTCGCTGCCGACACCGTGCCGCTCACCGGGGCCCACACGCTCGTGGGCCTTGCCGGCTCGGTCACCACGGTCGCCGCCATCGCGCTCGGCCTGACGGAGTACGACCCCGCGGTCATCCACCACGCGCGCGTGCCCCGCGACAAGGTCGCCGAGATCACCCGCTCCCTGCTCACCGCCACTCACGCCGAACGCGCGGCGATCCCCGTGATGCACCCCGGCCGCGTCGACGTGATCGGCGCCGGCGCCCTCGTCCTGCTGGCCGTCATGGAGCGCACCGGCGCGCAGGAGGTCGTGGTGAGCGAGCACGACATCCTGGACGGGATCGCGTTCGAGGTGGCGCAGGAGCACCGTTGA
- a CDS encoding septum formation initiator family protein, whose amino-acid sequence MPGRDRDTGRDRFSTATRLRLLGEQTAARVYRSQSRRQARRSRLTGRAALLALVLCSLVVALAYPIRQYISQRGEISDMRRQMEQDRARVERLRDQKARWQDDAYAEQQIRKRLHYVRPGETGYVVVQPRSTERSGTDESSRAPAMRPWYAHVWESVDRADRGGQSGKTGGAAGASGASSPTPAP is encoded by the coding sequence ATGCCCGGAAGGGACCGGGACACGGGCCGCGACCGGTTCTCCACCGCGACCAGGCTGCGGCTGCTCGGCGAGCAGACCGCTGCCCGCGTCTACCGCTCCCAGAGCAGGCGCCAGGCCCGCCGCTCCCGGCTCACCGGCCGCGCGGCGCTGCTCGCGCTGGTGCTCTGCTCGCTGGTCGTGGCGCTGGCCTACCCGATAAGGCAGTACATCTCGCAGCGCGGCGAGATCAGCGACATGCGCCGGCAGATGGAGCAGGACCGCGCCCGCGTGGAGCGGCTGCGCGACCAGAAGGCGCGCTGGCAGGACGACGCCTACGCGGAGCAGCAGATCCGCAAGCGGCTGCACTACGTCAGGCCCGGCGAGACCGGGTACGTCGTCGTCCAGCCCAGGTCCACCGAGCGGTCCGGCACCGACGAGAGCAGCCGCGCGCCCGCCATGCGGCCCTGGTACGCGCACGTGTGGGAGAGCGTCGACCGTGCGGACCGCGGCGGGCAGTCCGGCAAGACCGGCGGTGCGGCCGGGGCCTCCGGCGCCTCCAGCCCGACCCCGGCCCCCTGA
- a CDS encoding NAD(P)/FAD-dependent oxidoreductase, translating to MSTTERPRILVVGGGYVGLYAARRILKKMRYGEATVTVVDPRSYMTYQPFLPETAAGSISPRHVVVPLRRVLPKAEVLTGRVTTIDQDRRVATVAPLVGEAYELPFDYLVIALGAVSRTFPIPGLAEQGIGMKGIEEAIGLRNHVLEQLDKADSTTDEDVRRKALTFVFVGGGFAGAETVGEVEDMARDAARYYTNVTREDMRFVLVDVADKILPEVGPKLGAYGKDHLESRGVEVYLKTGMDSCVDGHVVLNNGLEVDSNTVVWTAGVKPNPVLARYGLPLGPRGHVDTAATLQVQGTDYIWAGGDNAQVPDLAARKAGVENAWCPPNAQHALRQARLLGDNVVSAMRGFPQRDYSHANKGAVAGLGLHKGVAMIVAGKVKIKVRGRLAWYMHRGYHGMAMPTWNRKIRVFADWTLGMFLKREVVSLGAIESPREEFYEAAKPAPAPAVPKEASVTASPAGATSVTGGEKAKAS from the coding sequence ATGAGCACCACGGAGCGTCCCAGGATCCTCGTAGTGGGCGGTGGGTACGTAGGCCTGTACGCGGCTCGTCGCATTCTGAAGAAGATGCGCTACGGCGAGGCGACCGTCACGGTCGTCGACCCCCGCTCGTACATGACGTACCAGCCCTTCCTTCCCGAAACCGCGGCTGGCAGCATCTCGCCCCGGCACGTCGTCGTGCCGCTGCGGCGTGTGTTGCCCAAGGCCGAGGTTCTCACCGGCCGTGTCACCACCATCGACCAGGACCGCAGGGTCGCCACCGTCGCTCCGCTCGTCGGCGAGGCGTACGAGCTGCCCTTCGACTACCTGGTGATCGCGCTCGGCGCGGTCTCCCGGACCTTCCCGATCCCCGGCCTCGCGGAGCAGGGCATCGGCATGAAGGGCATCGAGGAGGCCATCGGCCTGCGCAACCACGTCCTTGAGCAGCTTGACAAGGCCGACTCCACCACGGACGAGGACGTCCGTCGCAAGGCACTGACCTTCGTCTTCGTCGGCGGCGGCTTCGCCGGTGCGGAGACCGTCGGCGAGGTGGAGGACATGGCGCGCGACGCTGCGCGCTACTACACCAACGTCACCCGCGAGGACATGCGCTTCGTCCTCGTCGACGTCGCCGACAAGATCCTCCCGGAGGTCGGGCCGAAGCTCGGCGCCTACGGCAAGGACCACCTGGAGAGCCGGGGCGTCGAGGTCTACCTGAAGACCGGCATGGACTCCTGCGTCGACGGCCACGTGGTGCTGAACAACGGCCTCGAGGTCGACTCCAACACCGTCGTGTGGACCGCCGGCGTCAAGCCCAACCCGGTGCTGGCCCGCTACGGCCTGCCGCTCGGCCCGCGCGGCCACGTGGACACCGCCGCCACCCTCCAGGTGCAGGGCACCGACTACATCTGGGCCGGCGGCGACAACGCCCAGGTCCCGGACCTCGCCGCCCGCAAGGCCGGCGTGGAGAACGCCTGGTGCCCGCCGAACGCCCAGCACGCACTGCGCCAGGCCCGGCTCCTCGGCGACAACGTGGTCTCCGCCATGCGCGGCTTCCCGCAGCGCGACTACAGCCACGCCAACAAGGGCGCCGTGGCCGGTCTCGGCCTGCACAAGGGCGTCGCGATGATCGTCGCCGGCAAGGTGAAGATCAAGGTGCGCGGGCGTCTGGCCTGGTACATGCACCGCGGGTACCACGGCATGGCCATGCCGACCTGGAACCGGAAGATCCGCGTCTTCGCCGACTGGACCCTCGGGATGTTCCTCAAGCGCGAGGTCGTCTCGCTCGGTGCGATCGAGTCTCCGCGCGAGGAGTTCTACGAGGCGGCGAAGCCGGCGCCGGCTCCCGCCGTCCCCAAGGAGGCGTCGGTCACCGCGTCCCCCGCGGGCGCCACGTCCGTCACGGGCGGCGAGAAGGCCAAGGCTTCCTGA
- a CDS encoding cyclopropane-fatty-acyl-phospholipid synthase family protein, with protein MPNAAQRLMTLAEQLMGAPLPLRVRAWDGSEAGPPDTPVLVVRSRRALRRLLWKPGELGLARAWVAGDLDVEGDLYQALDQMAGLIWERGVEVAGSPDAPRSAGSTSGAASLSAAGTGSVKGLKAALDALRDPGVRSALQEFAALAGPLPPPPPPPEEMRRNRRGHLHTKSSDKEAISHHYDVGNDFYELVLGPSMVYSCAYWESPDATLEEAQRDKLELIARKLELKPGQRLLDVGCGWGSMALHAAREHGARVVGVTLSAEQAAYARKRVADEGLTDQVEIRVQDYRDVADGPYDAISSIGMAEHVGSARYLEYAQDLYALLKPGGRLLNHQIARRPQVDESEYQVDRFIDAYVFPDGELAPVGTTVTQLERTGFEVRDMESIREHYALTLRQWVANLEADWQRGVRLTSPGRARVWRLYMAASALSFERNRIGVNQLLAVKTPAGGASGMPLRSRTWNV; from the coding sequence ATGCCGAATGCCGCGCAGCGGCTGATGACGCTTGCCGAGCAGTTGATGGGAGCCCCGCTCCCATTGCGAGTGCGAGCCTGGGACGGTTCCGAGGCGGGTCCCCCGGACACGCCCGTACTGGTCGTACGCAGCCGCCGCGCCCTGCGCCGCCTGCTGTGGAAGCCGGGCGAGCTGGGCCTCGCGCGCGCGTGGGTGGCCGGCGACCTCGACGTCGAGGGCGACCTCTACCAGGCCCTGGACCAGATGGCCGGACTGATCTGGGAGCGCGGCGTGGAGGTCGCGGGTTCCCCGGACGCACCCCGGTCCGCGGGGAGCACGAGCGGCGCCGCCTCGCTGAGCGCCGCGGGCACCGGGAGCGTGAAGGGCCTCAAGGCCGCGCTGGACGCGCTGCGCGACCCCGGTGTGCGCTCCGCGCTCCAGGAGTTCGCGGCGCTCGCCGGCCCGCTGCCGCCCCCGCCGCCGCCCCCCGAGGAGATGCGCAGGAACCGCCGCGGCCACCTGCACACCAAGAGCAGCGACAAGGAGGCCATCAGCCACCACTACGACGTCGGCAACGACTTCTACGAGCTGGTGCTCGGCCCGTCGATGGTCTACTCGTGCGCGTACTGGGAGAGCCCGGACGCCACCCTGGAGGAGGCCCAGCGCGACAAGCTGGAACTCATCGCGCGCAAGCTGGAGCTCAAGCCCGGCCAGCGCCTGCTGGACGTGGGCTGCGGCTGGGGGTCCATGGCGCTGCACGCGGCGCGCGAGCACGGGGCGCGGGTCGTCGGCGTCACGCTCTCCGCCGAGCAGGCCGCGTACGCGCGCAAGCGGGTCGCCGACGAGGGGCTGACGGACCAGGTGGAGATCCGGGTCCAGGACTACCGCGACGTCGCCGACGGGCCCTATGACGCGATCTCCTCCATCGGCATGGCGGAGCACGTCGGCTCGGCGCGCTACCTGGAGTACGCGCAGGACCTGTACGCGCTGCTGAAGCCGGGCGGGCGGCTGCTGAACCACCAGATCGCGCGCCGCCCGCAGGTGGACGAGTCCGAGTACCAGGTGGACAGGTTCATCGACGCGTACGTCTTCCCGGACGGCGAGCTGGCACCGGTGGGCACCACCGTGACGCAGCTGGAGCGCACCGGGTTCGAGGTGCGGGACATGGAGTCCATCCGCGAGCACTACGCGCTCACGCTGCGCCAGTGGGTGGCCAACCTGGAGGCGGACTGGCAGCGCGGCGTGCGGCTCACCAGCCCGGGCCGCGCCCGCGTCTGGCGGCTCTACATGGCGGCCTCCGCGCTGTCCTTCGAGCGCAACCGCATCGGCGTCAACCAGCTCCTCGCCGTGAAGACGCCCGCCGGGGGCGCTTCTGGGATGCCGCTGCGGTCGCGTACCTGGAACGTCTGA
- a CDS encoding DUF501 domain-containing protein, whose product MQTPPPTTERTEPTEADIAACARQLGRTPRGLRAVAHRCPCGLPDVVETAPRLPDGSPFPTVYYLTCPRAASAIGTLEAEGVMKEMTDRLGTDPELAAAYRRAHEDYLRRRDEIEELTGFPSAGGMPDRVKCLHVLVAHSLAAGPGVNPLGDEALEMLPEWWRKGPCVRLDDD is encoded by the coding sequence ATGCAGACGCCCCCGCCGACCACCGAGCGCACCGAGCCGACCGAAGCGGACATCGCCGCCTGTGCGCGGCAGCTCGGCCGCACCCCGCGAGGTCTGCGGGCCGTCGCGCACCGCTGCCCCTGCGGGCTGCCCGACGTCGTGGAGACGGCGCCCCGGCTGCCCGACGGCTCGCCCTTCCCGACCGTGTACTACCTCACCTGCCCGCGTGCGGCTTCCGCGATCGGCACGCTGGAGGCCGAGGGCGTCATGAAGGAGATGACGGACCGGCTGGGCACGGACCCGGAGCTGGCCGCCGCGTACCGGCGGGCGCACGAGGACTACCTGCGGCGCCGGGACGAGATCGAGGAGCTGACCGGTTTCCCCAGCGCCGGAGGCATGCCGGACCGGGTGAAGTGCCTGCACGTGCTGGTCGCGCACTCCCTGGCCGCCGGTCCCGGCGTCAACCCGCTCGGAGACGAGGCACTGGAGATGCTGCCCGAGTGGTGGCGGAAGGGCCCGTGCGTCCGGCTCGACGACGACTGA